A stretch of the Alnus glutinosa chromosome 6, dhAlnGlut1.1, whole genome shotgun sequence genome encodes the following:
- the LOC133871741 gene encoding probable E3 ubiquitin-protein ligase RZFP34 gives MGEVAMAIKHSESQQYLEDMQHITCKSTKTEAIHSEQSDQECMLAEESTGTTKTAEVLEEGFMQYGCSHYRRRCHIKAPCCNEIFDCRHCHNEAKNNINVDPKHRHDIPRHQVRQVTCSICDTEQEVRQVCINCGVCMGKYFCETCKLFDDDTSKKQYHCNGCGICRIGGRENFFHCYKCGCCYSILLKNSHPCVEGAMHHDCPVCFEYLFDSRNDVTVLPCGHTIHKNCLKEMRDHLQYACPLCSKSVCDMSKVWEKFDMEIAVTPMPEPYQNKLVWILCNDCGKTSKVQYHVVAQKCLNCKSYNTRQTRG, from the exons ATGGGGGAAGTGGCTATGGCGATTAAGCATTCTGAGTCTCAACAATATTTGGAAGACATGCAACACATAACCTGCAAAAGCACCAAAACAGAGGCTATTCACTCTGAACAGTCAGATCAAGAGTGCATGCTTGCTGAAGAATCAACCGGTACTACAAAAACAGCTGAAGTATTGGAGGAAGGATTTATGCAATATGG ATGTTCGCATTATCGACGAAGGTGCCACATTAAAGCTCCTTGTTGCAATGAGATATTCGATTGTCGCCACTGTCATAATGAGGCAAAG AATAACATTAATGTCGATCCAAAGCATAGACATGACATTCCACGCCATCAAGTGAGACAG GTGACATGTTCAATATGTGACACTGAACAAGAG GTTCGGCAAGTATGCATTAATTGTGGTGTATGTATGGGAAAATACTTCTGCGAGACTTGCAAGTTGTTTGATGACGAT ACATCTAAGAAACAGTATCATTGCAATGGCTGCGGCATTTGCAG AATAGGAGGCCGCGAGAATTTCTTCCACTGCTACAAGTGTG GTTGTTGCTACTCTATTCTCTTGAAGAACAGCCACCCTTGTGTGGAAGGAGCTATGCATCATGACTGCCCTGTTTGCTTCGAG TATCTGTTTGATTCAAGAAACGATGTGACTGTTCTGCCATGCGGACACACTATTCACAAAAACTGCTTGAAGGAGATGCGGGATCATCTTCA ATATGCTTGCCCTCTCTGCTCCAAGTCTGTTTGTGATATGTCCAAGGTATGGGAGAAATTTGACATGGAGATTGCAGTTACACCAATGCCAGAAccttatcaaaataaattg GTTTGGATACTTTGCAATGACTGCGGGAAAACATCAAAAGTGCAGTACCATGTCGTGGCCCAGAAATGCTTGAACTGCAAATCCTACAACACTCGCCAAACAAGAGGCTGA